From Quercus lobata isolate SW786 chromosome 1, ValleyOak3.0 Primary Assembly, whole genome shotgun sequence, one genomic window encodes:
- the LOC115985105 gene encoding UDP-glycosyltransferase 87A1-like produces MDSLKANPTTHSHIHIVAMPYPGRGHIYPMMNLCKILVSKNNNILVTFVVTEEWLGFIGSDPKPDNVRFSSIPNVIPSELVRAANFNAFIEATRTKLEAPFVQLLDRIELPPVTVILADITLFWAVGVGNRRNIPVAAFWPSSPSMFMILQHFDLLVQNGHFTADISDEERVEYIPGISSTRRVDIPFDGRNQEMTNWFFEIFSWVSKAQYLLFTSIYELESKAIDVLKEKFSFPVYAMGPTIHDLDLGENTNLSDNNYLHWLDCQPKSSVLYISMGSFLSVSCAQMDEIVAGLRDSGVRFLWVARDETCKLKEVCGHMGLIVPWCDQLRVLSHSSIGGFLSHCGWNSTREGMFYGLPFLTFPIAFDQFFNSKLIVEDWKIGWRMKQNVKADNLVTRVEIAKLVQKFMDLESDEVKEIRTKASEVKQICQRSVAKGGSAETSINAFVKNLLDCHGY; encoded by the exons ATGGATTCCCTGAAAGCTAACCCAACCACACACAGCCACATCCACATAGTAGCCATGCCTTATCCAGGTCGCGGCCACATCTACCCCATGATGAACCTCTGTAAGATACTTGTTTCGAAAAACAACAATATTCTCGTCACCTTCGTTGTCACTGAAGAATGGCTTGGTTTCATCGGCTCCGACCCAAAGCCCGACAACGTTCGCTTCAGCTCCATACCCAACGTTATTCCGTCAGAGCTAGTCCGTGCCGCAAACTTTAACGCCTTCATCGAAGCTACCAGGACAAAGTTGGAAGCTCCATTTGTGCAGCTCCTTGATCGGATTGAGCTGCCGCCGGTGACAGTTATTTTAGCTGATATCACTCTTTTCTGGGCAGTTGGCGTTGGGAACCGAAGAAATATTCCGGTCGCAGCCTTTTGGCCTTCGTCGCCGTCTATGTTTATGATCCTCCAGCATTTCGATCTTTTAGTTCAAAACGGTCATTTCACTGCTGACATCTCGG ATGAGGAGCGTGTAGAGTACATTCCTGGAATTTCTTCCACACGGCGAGTGGATATTCCGTTTGATGGTAGAAACCAAGAAATGACGAACTggttctttgaaattttttcgtGGGTAAGCAAAGCACAGTACCTCTTATTCACTTCTATCTATGAGCTGGAATCCAAAGCAATCgatgttttaaaagaaaaattttcattccctgTATATGCTATGGGCCCGACCATACATGACTTGGATCTTGGAGAAAATACAAATCTTAGTGACAACAATTATCTACATTGGCTAGATTGTCAACCTAAAAGTTCTGTTCTATATATTTCAATGGGAAGCTTTCTTTCAGTTTCTTGTGCCCAAATGGATGAAATTGTAGCTGGTTTGCGTGATAGTGGTGTCAGATTCTTATGGGTGGCACGTGATGAGACTTGCAAGTTAAAAGAGGTTTGTGGTCATATGGGGTTAATAGTGCCTTGGTGCGACCAATTGAGAGTCTTATCTCATTCTTCCATTGGAGGATTTTTGTCACACTGTGGTTGGAATTCCACTCGAGAAGGTATGTTCTATGGTCTTCCTTTTCTTACCTTCCCCATAGCATTTGATCAATTCTTTAATAGTAAGCTAATTGTGGAGGATTGGAAAATTGGATGGAGGATGAAGCAAAATGTCAAAGCGGACAATTTGGTGACAAGAGTGGAAATTGCAAAGTTAGTGCAGAAATTTATGGATTTGGAGAGTGATGAGGTGAAAGAAATTAGGACAAAAGCAAGTGAAGTTAAACAAATATGTCAACGTTCAGTTGCAAAAGGTGGATCAGCTGAGACAAGCATTAATGCCTTCGTTAAGAACCTTTTAGATTGCCATGGTTATTGA